The following proteins are encoded in a genomic region of Salmo trutta unplaced genomic scaffold, fSalTru1.1, whole genome shotgun sequence:
- the LOC115183164 gene encoding doublesex- and mab-3-related transcription factor 3-like produces the protein MNGYRSPYLYIGGLVTQVRAPLQRTPKCARCRNHGVLSWLKGHKRYCCFKDCTCEKCILIIERQRVMAAQVALRKQQANESLESIIPESLRALPGITVPGQGAGYQGLPPHSGDMDLQWTSEQTANTQVLSEDASGDQNGNGSGSEKDQDPSTPSQTNEGRYSFPLPLPSLPLPLALPKTCSTSPEPKADSPTKVYPGVGAEGIPGDHSLVIEGLSGSVSLPFNLRANRPPLEVLKKIFPSHKPPVLELILQGCGGDLVGAIEVLLSSQAQEARGGHPHSQDLHPDTLVLPSISHLLDHSLGSYHPLATSAKWSVDSAFRVPESLCFSSDSSSSPLTLQPGSFPHPPHYPLRLRNSLTRGGRTGPFCNDLTLWNTMMLQQQYQLRSPQYVSPFSSAGVFQRSPLLSSPLLSSSSPLISSSSSSPLLSSSHPQKVHRLSQLEDCPPAPTSPTPSAKQTLYTPDEDYENRSDSFDSRILNSST, from the exons ATGAATGGTTACAGATCTCCCTACCTGTACATAGGGGGTCTGGTGACCCAGGTCCGAGCGCCGCTCCAGAGGACCCCTAAGTGCGCTCGGTGCCGTAACCACGGCGTCCTGTCCTGGCTGAAGGGCCACAAGCGATACTGCTGCTTCAAGGACTGCACCTGTGAGAAATGCATCCTGATCATCGAGAGGCAGCGGGTCATGGCGGCGCAGGTGGCGCTCCGCAAACAGCAGGCCAACGAGAGTTTGGAGAGCATTATCCCTGAGTCTCTGAGAGCCCTGCCTGGCATCACGGTGCCTGGACAGGGGGCGGGTTACCAGGGCCTGCCGCCCCACTCTGGAGACATGGACCTCCAATGGACATCGGAACAGACTGCCAACACACAGG TGCTGAGTGAGGATGCGTCGGGGGACCAGAACGGTAATGGTAGCGGCAGTGAGAAGGACCAGGACCCTAGCACTCCATCCCAGACCAATGAGGGCCGCTACAGCTTCCCTCTGCCCCTCCCTAGCCTCCCTCTCCCCCTGGCCCTCCCTAAGACCTGCAGCACCTCTCCAGAGCCCAAGGCAGACAGCCCCACTAAGGTCTACCCCGGGGTTGGGGCAGAGGGGATACCAGGGGACCACAGCCTGGTGATTGAGGGCCTGTCTGGGTCTGTCTCCCTTCCCTTTAACCTGCGAGCCAACCGGCCACCCCTGGAGGTGCTGAAGAAGATCTTCCCTTCCCACAAGCCCCCGGTGCTGGAATTGATCCTGCAGGGGTGTGGAGGGGACCTGGTGGGGGCCATCGAGGTGCTGCTGTCCAGCCAGGCCCAGGAGGCCAGGGGGGGTCACCCCCACAGTCAGGACCTCCACCCCGACACCCTGGTCCTGCCCTCCATCAGCCATCTCCTGGACCACTCCCTGGGGTCTTACCACCCTCTGGCCACCTCTGCCAAGTGGTCTGTGGACTCTGCTTTCAGGGTGCCTGAGTCCCTGTGCTTCTCGTCTGACTCGTCGTCCAGCCCCCTGACCCTGCAGCCAGGGTCATTCCCCCATCCACCCCACTACCCTCTGAGGCTGAGGAACTCTCTGACACGCGGTGGCCGGACCGGACCCTTCTGCAATGACTTGACCCTATGGAACACTATGATGCTGCAGCAGCAGTACCAGCTACGGTCACCTCAGTAcgtctctcctttctcctccgcTGGGGTCTTCCAACGCTCTccgcttctctcctctcctctcctctcctcctcctccccactcatctcctcctcctcctcctccccactcctctcctcctcccacccccaGAAGGTGCATCGTCTCTCCCAGCTAGAGGACTGTCCCCCTGCacccacctcccccacccccaGCGCTAAACAGACCCTCTACACCCCAGATGAGGACTACGAGAACCGCTCAGACTCCTTCGACTCACGAATCCTCAACTCCTCCACCTGA